Proteins from a genomic interval of Candidatus Palauibacter polyketidifaciens:
- a CDS encoding helix-turn-helix transcriptional regulator, translated as MIIREKEEAVELGARLQQIREDQGLSQTQFAELVGTSQSTISQIEAGERNPSYDMLRRLATALSVTIGYVLGETEISDLNPEEEAYFREFRGLSESARRQLSQFAQFLRTTHGIDEDGDEQA; from the coding sequence GTGATAATCCGCGAAAAGGAGGAAGCCGTGGAGCTCGGTGCACGATTGCAGCAGATACGTGAGGATCAGGGGCTGTCGCAGACTCAATTCGCGGAGTTGGTCGGAACGTCCCAATCAACGATTTCGCAGATTGAGGCTGGTGAGCGTAACCCGTCGTACGACATGCTCCGCAGACTCGCGACTGCTCTGAGTGTTACCATCGGATACGTCTTGGGGGAGACGGAGATCAGCGATTTGAATCCTGAGGAAGAAGCATACTTCCGGGAATTCCGGGGCCTCTCAGAGAGTGCCCGCCGCCAGCTCAGTCAGTTCGCGCAGTTTCTCCGAACGACGCACGGCATCGATGAGGATGGAGACGAACAAGCGTGA
- a CDS encoding BsuBI/PstI family type II restriction endonuclease, with protein sequence MPTIEEAQEILEALGMPPAQTNRMSGLTLLALCGLKPDDPWSAASRTGCTVTKSIMSHVREHYGIEYAPNTRETFRRQVLHQFMQGGIADYNPFEPHLPTNSPRAHYAITKAALTAVRTYGGDEWPSARTTFLGEQGSLAERYARDRDRAMIPVTVGDGTELRLSPGKHNELQKVIVEQFAPRFAPGAQLLYMGDTAKKDLLVDDVALQRLGIPINDHDKLPDVVLYDDERNWLFLVEAVTSHGPVSPKRVVELEEMLTACPASVVYVSAFPDFREFQKHLRNISWETEVWVAEVPDHMIHYDGDRYLGPRK encoded by the coding sequence TTGCCAACGATTGAAGAGGCGCAGGAGATCCTCGAAGCTCTCGGTATGCCGCCGGCGCAGACCAACCGCATGTCCGGGCTCACGTTGCTGGCGTTGTGCGGCCTGAAACCCGATGACCCCTGGTCGGCCGCGAGCCGGACAGGATGCACCGTGACCAAGAGCATCATGAGCCATGTCAGGGAGCACTACGGTATCGAGTACGCACCCAACACCAGGGAGACCTTCCGGCGCCAGGTGCTTCATCAGTTCATGCAGGGCGGGATCGCCGATTACAACCCGTTTGAGCCCCATCTGCCGACGAATAGCCCGCGCGCGCATTACGCGATCACGAAGGCAGCGCTGACAGCTGTGCGGACGTACGGCGGGGACGAATGGCCTAGCGCGCGCACCACCTTCCTCGGCGAGCAGGGATCTCTCGCGGAGCGCTATGCGAGAGACCGGGACCGGGCGATGATTCCGGTCACGGTTGGGGATGGGACCGAACTACGACTCTCTCCGGGGAAGCATAACGAGCTACAGAAGGTGATCGTCGAGCAATTCGCGCCACGCTTCGCGCCCGGCGCTCAGCTGCTGTACATGGGCGATACGGCAAAGAAGGACCTGCTTGTCGACGACGTAGCGCTGCAACGGCTCGGCATCCCAATCAATGATCACGACAAGCTGCCGGACGTCGTGCTGTACGATGACGAGCGTAACTGGTTGTTCTTGGTGGAGGCCGTGACCTCACACGGTCCCGTGTCGCCGAAGCGCGTCGTTGAGCTCGAAGAGATGCTGACGGCTTGTCCGGCAAGCGTCGTCTACGTGAGTGCCTTTCCTGATTTCCGGGAGTTTCAGAAGCACCTCAGAAACATCTCGTGGGAGACGGAAGTCTGGGTGGCCGAGGTGCCAGATCACATGATCCACTACGATGGAGACCGGTATCTGGGACCGAGGAAATGA
- a CDS encoding Eco57I restriction-modification methylase domain-containing protein — protein MTVQQQESRKRIEARGREPDAMGMPLPRSGERPVAYADRVGEWYVSRKSTRHRKDHGLYLTPVPVADFMAARIPSSAERVRVLDPAAGAGVLCCSAIESLVSRDPVPEHIEVVAFEIDKDLIEPLQAVLTYLVNWVRRSRDLKVDVRVEAADFVLANAESLGAANDLFTTGPRDPDFDVVISNPPYFKIGKGDPRALAASSVVHGQPNIYALFMAVSAMLLRDGGSFVFIVPRSFASGPYFRRFRSVFFDQIRPAEIHLFESRRAAFRRDDVLQESVIFTGLREPNWHCSDTAFSIAVSASAGVDDLGHADQRTVPAAGILDVTSSGRVLRLSPDERVDEIITLVDSWPNTLQSLGLNISTGRVVPFRAESLIRKSGAVPATHVPLLWMNHVRAMRTTWPLNRHKPEYIAQSGAGSLLLPNRNYVLLRRFSAKEEPRRLTAAPYLADDLTTPAVGFENHLNYIHRPGGALSADETWGLAALFNSELLDTYFRAMSGNTQVSATEIRAMPLPPRETIRALGKQARHLPNRTNGLEELVTTLLQTPVDEGDRALAND, from the coding sequence ATGACGGTTCAACAGCAGGAAAGCAGGAAACGGATCGAGGCTCGCGGCCGGGAGCCCGATGCCATGGGCATGCCGCTGCCCAGATCCGGAGAGCGGCCTGTCGCATATGCCGACCGGGTCGGCGAGTGGTACGTGTCGCGCAAGTCGACTCGGCACAGGAAAGATCACGGGCTCTACCTGACGCCCGTGCCGGTCGCCGATTTCATGGCCGCCCGGATTCCGTCGAGCGCAGAGCGCGTTCGCGTCCTGGATCCGGCCGCCGGAGCCGGAGTCCTTTGCTGCTCTGCAATCGAATCTCTTGTTTCTCGCGATCCAGTTCCGGAGCACATCGAAGTCGTCGCTTTCGAAATCGATAAGGATCTTATCGAGCCCCTACAAGCTGTCTTGACCTACTTGGTGAATTGGGTCCGACGGTCACGCGACCTCAAGGTGGATGTTCGCGTAGAGGCAGCTGACTTTGTTCTCGCCAACGCTGAGAGTCTGGGTGCGGCCAACGATCTCTTCACGACCGGCCCGCGAGACCCGGATTTCGACGTCGTGATCTCCAACCCGCCCTACTTCAAGATCGGGAAGGGCGACCCGCGCGCTCTGGCGGCTTCCTCCGTAGTTCATGGCCAGCCGAACATCTATGCGCTCTTCATGGCCGTCAGCGCGATGCTTCTTCGCGACGGCGGCAGTTTCGTATTCATCGTCCCCCGCAGCTTCGCTTCGGGGCCGTACTTCCGGCGCTTCCGGAGCGTTTTCTTCGATCAGATTCGACCGGCCGAGATTCACCTGTTCGAATCGCGCCGCGCCGCTTTCAGGCGCGATGACGTGTTGCAGGAAAGCGTGATCTTCACCGGTCTTCGCGAGCCCAACTGGCACTGTAGCGACACGGCCTTCTCCATCGCCGTTTCTGCAAGTGCCGGGGTGGACGATCTTGGCCATGCGGACCAGCGCACAGTTCCCGCCGCCGGGATTCTCGACGTCACCTCCTCGGGTCGAGTTTTGCGATTGTCGCCGGACGAGAGGGTCGACGAGATCATTACGCTCGTGGATTCATGGCCGAATACCCTTCAGAGCTTGGGCCTCAACATCTCCACAGGCCGCGTCGTCCCCTTCCGCGCGGAGTCGCTCATCCGAAAGAGCGGTGCCGTGCCCGCAACCCACGTACCCCTACTCTGGATGAACCACGTAAGGGCGATGCGGACTACTTGGCCTCTGAACCGGCATAAGCCGGAGTATATCGCGCAATCCGGGGCGGGGTCCCTGCTCCTCCCCAACCGGAACTACGTGCTCCTGCGCCGATTCAGCGCCAAGGAGGAACCGCGCAGATTGACGGCAGCCCCTTACCTTGCGGACGATCTCACAACGCCCGCCGTGGGGTTCGAGAATCACCTGAACTACATCCATCGACCCGGCGGAGCCCTGTCCGCAGACGAAACCTGGGGGTTGGCGGCTCTCTTCAATAGCGAGTTGCTCGACACTTACTTCAGGGCCATGAGCGGCAACACGCAGGTGAGTGCTACGGAGATTCGGGCCATGCCACTTCCACCACGTGAAACGATCCGGGCTCTCGGCAAGCAGGCGAGACACCTTCCGAATCGCACGAACGGCTTGGAAGAGCTCGTTACCACTCTCCTGCAGACACCGGTGGACGAAGGGGACAGGGCCCTTGCCAACGATTGA
- a CDS encoding type II toxin-antitoxin system VapC family toxin: MRRDASPRRQGAGLGGDQAPDRRREAQFREKAGPPLIFVDANVFMYFVGSEDPRRDEARSFFERSRERNTPLVTSAEILQELLHVYVSRDQQHRLRPAFDLVEATVTEVWSVHREDVQMACDMVVRHPELEARDLVHLACCIRRQPDDLMTFDRALAAAWRSRSPRRN, translated from the coding sequence GTGCGACGCGATGCATCCCCCCGGCGCCAAGGAGCCGGACTGGGAGGAGACCAAGCGCCTGATCGGCGAAGGGAAGCTCAGTTCCGCGAGAAAGCTGGGCCTCCTCTGATCTTCGTCGACGCCAACGTCTTCATGTACTTCGTCGGTTCCGAAGATCCCCGCCGAGACGAGGCCCGATCCTTCTTCGAGCGGTCGAGGGAGCGGAATACCCCGCTCGTGACGTCCGCCGAGATTCTTCAGGAACTCCTGCACGTCTACGTCAGCAGGGATCAGCAACACCGACTGCGCCCGGCGTTCGATCTTGTTGAAGCCACCGTGACCGAGGTCTGGTCCGTCCACCGTGAGGACGTGCAAATGGCCTGTGACATGGTAGTCCGACATCCGGAACTCGAGGCGCGCGATCTCGTCCACCTCGCGTGCTGCATTCGCCGTCAACCCGACGACCTTATGACGTTCGACCGGGCGCTGGCCGCGGCCTGGCGTTCCCGGTCGCCCCGCAGGAACTGA
- a CDS encoding amidase family protein, whose translation MSARTSIAIRLALSFVLAFAAAPVPLHPQAFEVEEATVAEVHAAFRSGDLTCEGLVARYLARIDAYDQQGPRLNSIAVVNPRALEEARSLDAAFASGGLTGPLHCIPVLLKDQVETSDMPTTYGSALFAGYMSERDGTIVTRMKDAGALIIAKTNMGEFASRYVGSGFGIIRNAYDPQRNPSGSSGGTGSGVAANLGMIGIGEDTGGSIRGPAAVASLVGLRPTLPLVSRFGMMPANPTTDTMGPMTRTVMDAAILLDVIAGFDPNDPVTAYSVGQIPESYADGLDADALAGARIGVIREPMDRSVDTSSEGFRQVRARMEAAIGTLRDLGAEVFDVAIPGIEGVAAIFGANSYETEEVTDAYLAELRDPPYRTLASILLSGRVNPWRAAGMADLLGKTTRDPGYLEYLLARDQVREDVIATMAEHDLDAFVYATFDHPPDLIAEDVETNPAPADRYALGDNRSLSPLTALPALTVPAGFTDDGLPVGLEFLGRPFTEAMLLGFGYAYEQATNHRRSPPAAPPLGG comes from the coding sequence ATGTCTGCTCGAACGTCGATCGCAATCCGGTTGGCCCTCTCATTCGTCCTGGCGTTCGCCGCGGCCCCTGTCCCGCTCCACCCACAGGCCTTCGAGGTCGAGGAGGCGACGGTCGCGGAGGTCCACGCGGCTTTCCGGTCGGGCGACCTCACCTGCGAGGGGCTCGTCGCGCGCTACCTGGCCCGGATCGACGCGTACGACCAGCAGGGGCCGCGGCTCAACTCGATCGCGGTCGTCAACCCGCGGGCCCTCGAGGAAGCCCGAAGCCTCGACGCCGCCTTCGCGTCCGGCGGCCTCACGGGACCGCTGCACTGCATCCCCGTCCTCCTCAAGGACCAGGTCGAGACGAGCGACATGCCGACGACCTACGGGTCGGCCCTCTTCGCCGGCTACATGTCGGAGCGCGACGGAACCATCGTCACGCGCATGAAGGACGCCGGCGCCCTCATCATCGCGAAGACCAACATGGGCGAATTCGCCTCGCGCTACGTGGGGTCCGGGTTCGGGATCATCCGCAACGCGTACGACCCGCAGCGCAACCCGAGCGGTTCCTCCGGCGGGACCGGTTCCGGTGTGGCGGCGAACCTCGGCATGATCGGCATCGGCGAGGACACGGGCGGATCCATCCGCGGACCGGCGGCCGTCGCCTCGCTCGTCGGCCTCCGTCCCACGCTTCCCCTCGTGAGCCGCTTCGGGATGATGCCCGCCAACCCCACCACGGACACCATGGGCCCGATGACCCGCACCGTGATGGACGCGGCCATCCTCCTCGATGTCATCGCCGGTTTCGACCCGAACGATCCCGTGACGGCGTACTCCGTGGGACAGATCCCGGAATCCTACGCGGACGGACTCGACGCGGATGCGCTGGCGGGGGCCCGGATCGGCGTCATCCGCGAGCCGATGGACCGGTCCGTTGACACGTCATCGGAAGGCTTCCGGCAGGTGCGCGCCCGGATGGAGGCGGCGATAGGGACTCTCCGCGACCTCGGGGCCGAGGTGTTCGACGTCGCCATCCCCGGGATCGAAGGCGTGGCGGCCATCTTCGGCGCCAACTCCTACGAGACGGAGGAAGTGACCGACGCCTACCTCGCCGAACTCCGCGACCCGCCGTACCGCACACTCGCGTCGATCCTCCTCTCCGGCCGCGTGAATCCGTGGCGGGCCGCCGGCATGGCCGACCTCCTCGGGAAGACGACCCGCGACCCCGGCTACCTGGAATACCTCCTGGCGCGCGACCAGGTGAGGGAGGACGTCATCGCGACGATGGCCGAGCACGACCTCGACGCCTTCGTCTACGCCACCTTCGACCACCCTCCGGACCTGATCGCCGAGGATGTGGAGACGAACCCCGCCCCGGCCGACCGCTACGCCCTCGGCGACAACCGCTCGCTGAGCCCGCTCACGGCGCTCCCCGCGCTCACGGTGCCCGCCGGGTTCACGGACGACGGCCTCCCGGTGGGTCTCGAGTTCCTCGGACGCCCGTTCACGGAGGCGATGCTCCTCGGCTTCGGCTACGCCTACGAACAGGCGACGAACCACCGCCGCTCGCCGCCCGCCGCCCCGCCCCTCGGAGGTTGA
- a CDS encoding type II toxin-antitoxin system prevent-host-death family antitoxin encodes MNEWPLHDAKNRFSAVVAAAVAGEPQRVTRRGKPAVVVVAVEEYERLRKKEAAAAPSLAEVLLAIPRDDGEFERRPLTLRRVDL; translated from the coding sequence ATGAATGAGTGGCCGTTGCATGATGCCAAGAACCGGTTCAGCGCGGTCGTCGCGGCCGCCGTGGCCGGAGAACCGCAGCGCGTGACGCGACGGGGTAAGCCGGCCGTCGTAGTGGTGGCCGTGGAGGAGTACGAGCGACTCCGAAAGAAGGAGGCGGCGGCCGCACCGAGCCTGGCGGAGGTGCTGCTCGCAATTCCCCGGGACGACGGTGAATTCGAGCGGCGGCCTTTGACCCTTCGGCGGGTCGATCTCTGA
- a CDS encoding type II toxin-antitoxin system VapC family toxin, translating into MFLVDTDVLSALRQHERSRSIVRWVASQRTGDLYLSVVSIGEIERGIEKQRRRNPDFADTLGGWLDDVIRLYGDRILPVDLPTARRWGRLSQTLGRQDADLLIAASALERGLTVVSRNVRHFEPTGVAVLDPSAPAGAG; encoded by the coding sequence ATGTTCCTGGTCGACACCGACGTTCTTTCGGCGCTCCGTCAACATGAACGCAGCCGCTCGATCGTCCGGTGGGTGGCGAGTCAGCGTACGGGCGACCTGTACCTCAGCGTGGTCTCTATCGGGGAGATCGAGCGGGGGATCGAGAAACAGCGACGCCGCAATCCGGACTTCGCGGACACGCTGGGCGGGTGGCTCGACGACGTCATCAGACTGTACGGGGACCGCATTCTGCCCGTAGACCTTCCCACGGCCAGGCGCTGGGGACGCCTCTCGCAGACTCTGGGCCGCCAGGACGCGGACCTCTTGATCGCCGCCTCGGCGCTGGAGCGCGGGCTGACGGTCGTCTCGCGCAATGTTCGGCACTTCGAGCCGACCGGGGTGGCGGTCCTGGATCCCTCCGCTCCGGCGGGAGCAGGCTAG
- a CDS encoding ArgE/DapE family deacylase: MPGDGGALSSEERRAAEAVDAERLFALLADLVAIESVANRETPAQERVAEEMCDLGVETDVWEIDFERLRRHPAYTADVERREGLGVVGSMGRGEGRTLILNGHVDVVPAGEAERWTHPPFELTQRGGRLFGRGVVDMKGQLCGALAAARALRDAGIELAGALQVQSVIGEEDGGSGMLATIERGHTGDGAIVVEPTGFVIAPAQAGALSFRLTVPGLAAHGAMREEGVDPVEKFIPIFRRLRALEAERNRDVADPLFRGETLPYALTMGRLRAGIWPSTVAESLVAEGRYGVAPGEDLAGARRALEDAVAEAASGDAWLRDHPPAVEWVGAQFAAARTDASDPVVGTLAGAVRSLGGTDARIGGVRYGADMRLLVNHGRVPTVLFGPGDVREAHRPDESVRAADLVELARILAVTAIRFCGIRRSR, from the coding sequence ATGCCGGGCGACGGCGGCGCGCTGTCGTCCGAGGAACGCCGCGCGGCGGAGGCGGTGGACGCGGAACGGCTGTTCGCGCTCCTCGCCGACCTTGTCGCGATCGAAAGCGTCGCGAACCGGGAAACGCCGGCCCAGGAGCGCGTGGCCGAGGAGATGTGCGATCTCGGCGTCGAGACGGACGTGTGGGAAATCGACTTCGAGCGGCTGCGCCGGCACCCCGCGTACACGGCCGACGTGGAGCGTCGCGAAGGTCTCGGGGTCGTCGGCAGCATGGGCCGCGGCGAGGGCCGGACGCTGATCCTCAACGGCCACGTCGACGTCGTCCCCGCGGGAGAGGCCGAGCGCTGGACGCACCCACCCTTCGAACTCACGCAGCGCGGCGGGCGGCTGTTCGGGCGCGGGGTCGTGGACATGAAGGGGCAGCTGTGCGGCGCGCTGGCGGCGGCGCGGGCGCTGCGCGACGCGGGGATCGAACTGGCCGGCGCCCTCCAGGTCCAGAGCGTGATCGGCGAGGAGGACGGCGGCTCCGGCATGCTGGCCACGATCGAGCGCGGGCACACCGGGGATGGAGCGATCGTCGTCGAGCCGACCGGGTTCGTCATCGCGCCCGCGCAGGCCGGCGCGCTCAGCTTCCGCCTCACCGTCCCCGGTCTCGCCGCGCACGGGGCCATGCGGGAGGAAGGCGTGGACCCGGTCGAGAAGTTCATCCCGATCTTCCGGCGGCTCCGGGCGTTGGAGGCGGAACGGAACCGCGACGTCGCCGATCCGCTGTTCCGCGGGGAAACGCTGCCGTACGCCCTGACCATGGGACGGCTCCGGGCCGGGATCTGGCCCTCGACGGTGGCGGAGAGCCTCGTCGCGGAGGGTCGCTACGGCGTCGCGCCCGGGGAGGACCTCGCCGGGGCGCGACGCGCGCTGGAGGACGCCGTGGCCGAGGCTGCTTCCGGCGACGCATGGCTGCGCGACCACCCGCCCGCCGTCGAGTGGGTCGGGGCGCAGTTCGCGGCCGCCCGCACGGACGCGAGCGACCCCGTGGTCGGCACCCTGGCCGGTGCCGTGCGGTCGCTCGGCGGCACGGACGCCCGCATCGGGGGCGTGCGGTACGGCGCGGACATGCGGCTCCTCGTCAACCACGGCCGCGTGCCCACGGTGCTCTTCGGCCCCGGCGACGTCCGCGAGGCCCACCGTCCCGACGAGAGCGTTCGCGCCGCCGACCTCGTCGAACTGGCCCGTATCCTCGCCGTCACGGCGATCCGCTTCTGCGGCATCCGGCGGTCGCGCTAG
- the bla gene encoding class A beta-lactamase — translation MRVRTRRYFTGWAATRRATTLAKVTLTTATLAVGLVAAVPVAAQSVTPEGDPGLGRLLAEIERLAPSSGGTVGVGAVHIETGRAVWFNEDERFPMASTYKVPIAVQLLSRVDRGEITLADMVELEPGDIHPGSGTISNLFDDPGVALSLRNLLELMLLISDNSATDLTLTAAGGPDAVNARMSELNVDGLSVNRPTSVLIGDYSGVETPADGRISMAEFRERAGEVSASEREAAREAFSTDLQDTSTPRAMAHLLAMTWAGKALGSKNTEVFKDVMLRVQTGTGRIKGVLPPGTPVGHKTGTIGGTTNDVGYIYLPDDAGHVITVLFVKDSERPVPAREATIAQISRAIYDYFLFNPGTPADPSADRANPRYGVWKLRSDAPAPALNVMTYDPWGDGGMKITVESTNARGGEAKWSYETMFDGEFRPVTGRDGVETAVEVVDRYTNRITSRRDGRVTQVIINVLSEDGNRIDNEYRSTDADGNERVSHAVYERIGR, via the coding sequence ATGCGCGTCCGGACACGTCGTTACTTCACCGGGTGGGCCGCCACGAGGCGGGCGACGACCCTGGCCAAGGTGACCCTGACCACAGCGACCCTTGCGGTCGGGCTCGTGGCCGCCGTTCCTGTCGCAGCGCAGTCCGTCACGCCCGAGGGGGACCCGGGCCTTGGCCGTCTTCTGGCCGAGATCGAGCGGCTGGCCCCGAGCAGCGGGGGCACGGTGGGCGTGGGCGCCGTCCACATCGAGACGGGCCGCGCGGTGTGGTTCAACGAGGACGAGCGCTTCCCGATGGCCTCGACCTACAAGGTGCCGATCGCGGTCCAACTCCTGTCCCGGGTCGACCGGGGCGAGATCACGCTCGCGGACATGGTTGAACTCGAACCCGGCGACATCCATCCCGGCAGCGGCACGATCTCGAACCTGTTCGACGACCCGGGGGTGGCGCTCTCCCTCCGGAACCTGCTCGAACTCATGCTCCTCATCTCCGACAACAGCGCGACGGACCTCACCCTCACCGCGGCCGGCGGCCCGGACGCCGTGAATGCCCGCATGAGTGAACTGAACGTGGACGGCCTGAGCGTGAACCGTCCGACATCCGTCCTCATCGGGGACTACTCGGGCGTCGAGACCCCGGCGGACGGACGGATTTCGATGGCGGAGTTCCGCGAACGCGCGGGCGAGGTCTCCGCCTCGGAGCGGGAGGCGGCCCGCGAGGCGTTCTCGACCGACCTGCAGGACACCTCGACACCCCGCGCCATGGCTCACCTCCTGGCGATGACCTGGGCGGGGAAGGCGCTGGGCTCGAAGAACACGGAGGTCTTCAAGGACGTCATGCTGCGCGTCCAGACGGGCACCGGCCGCATCAAGGGCGTGCTGCCGCCCGGCACACCCGTCGGCCACAAGACGGGAACCATCGGCGGGACCACGAACGACGTCGGATACATCTACCTTCCGGATGACGCGGGACACGTGATCACGGTCCTCTTCGTGAAGGACTCGGAGCGGCCCGTCCCGGCCCGGGAGGCGACGATCGCCCAGATCTCGCGCGCGATCTACGACTACTTCCTCTTCAACCCGGGGACCCCGGCAGACCCGTCCGCCGACCGCGCCAACCCCCGCTACGGCGTGTGGAAGTTGCGCTCCGACGCGCCGGCCCCGGCCCTCAACGTCATGACCTATGACCCATGGGGGGACGGCGGGATGAAGATCACCGTCGAGTCCACGAACGCCCGCGGCGGCGAAGCGAAGTGGAGTTACGAGACGATGTTCGACGGAGAATTCCGGCCCGTGACGGGGCGGGACGGGGTCGAGACGGCGGTGGAAGTCGTCGACCGCTACACGAACCGGATCACGAGCCGGCGGGACGGCCGCGTCACGCAGGTCATCATCAACGTCCTTTCCGAGGACGGAAACCGGATCGACAACGAGTACCGGAGCACGGACGCGGACGGGAACGAACGCGTCTCGCATGCGGTGTACGAGCGCATCGGCAGGTGA
- a CDS encoding FAD-dependent oxidoreductase, translating into MSRDYDAIVIGAGVIGVCTGFELAKRGFRTLNVDKLPAAGYGSTSNTCAIIRLHYSTPDGVAMARESYFYWLDWGKYVGVPDPSGLARYVNTGCLVTKTEKNHYLQRVKESLDELHVAYEDLDAEGMREKLSVLDTRQFGPPVTEEDPAFGRPTGGNVAGAVYIPESGYINDPQLCCHNIQLGCEAHGGEFRFNTEVTEILRGGGRVAGVRLKDGSEVRAPVVVNVGGPHSFVINRMAGVEEEMNIKTRALKQEVCHVPAPEGVDYNVVGMLISDSDIGCYSRPEVGNHILIGSEDPPCDDLEWVEDPDDYDNTFSYQWKTQVLREAQRVQGLPVPQARQGLVDLYDVSDDWIPIYDKSDLPGFYMAVGTSGNQFKNAPVAGQLMAELIEQVEGGRDHDADPVRFHMKYTRRDCDIGFFSRLRTMNPDSSYSVIG; encoded by the coding sequence ATGTCCCGGGACTACGACGCGATCGTCATCGGGGCCGGCGTCATCGGCGTCTGCACCGGGTTCGAACTCGCCAAGCGCGGGTTCCGGACGCTCAACGTCGATAAGCTCCCCGCCGCCGGCTACGGCTCGACCTCGAACACCTGCGCGATCATCCGTCTCCATTACTCGACGCCCGACGGCGTGGCGATGGCGCGCGAGTCGTACTTCTACTGGCTCGACTGGGGGAAGTACGTCGGCGTGCCGGACCCTTCCGGGCTGGCCCGCTACGTCAACACCGGCTGCCTCGTCACGAAGACGGAGAAGAACCACTACCTGCAGCGGGTGAAAGAGAGTCTCGACGAACTCCACGTCGCGTACGAGGACCTAGACGCGGAGGGGATGCGCGAAAAGCTCTCCGTCCTCGACACGCGGCAGTTCGGCCCTCCCGTGACGGAGGAGGACCCGGCGTTCGGCCGGCCGACGGGCGGGAACGTGGCCGGGGCCGTCTATATCCCGGAATCCGGCTACATCAACGACCCGCAACTCTGCTGCCACAACATTCAACTCGGGTGCGAGGCGCACGGAGGCGAGTTCCGCTTCAACACGGAGGTGACTGAGATCCTCCGGGGGGGCGGGAGGGTCGCGGGCGTCCGCCTGAAGGACGGGTCCGAGGTGCGGGCGCCCGTCGTGGTGAACGTGGGCGGTCCCCATTCCTTCGTCATCAACCGGATGGCGGGGGTCGAGGAAGAGATGAACATCAAGACGCGCGCGCTGAAGCAGGAGGTCTGTCACGTCCCCGCGCCGGAGGGTGTCGACTATAACGTCGTCGGGATGCTGATCTCGGACAGCGATATCGGGTGCTATTCGAGGCCCGAGGTCGGCAACCATATTCTGATCGGTTCCGAGGATCCGCCCTGCGACGATCTGGAGTGGGTGGAGGACCCGGACGACTATGACAATACCTTCAGTTATCAGTGGAAAACGCAGGTCCTGCGCGAAGCGCAGCGGGTGCAGGGACTTCCCGTGCCCCAGGCGCGGCAGGGACTCGTCGACCTCTATGACGTGTCGGACGACTGGATCCCCATCTATGACAAATCGGACCTCCCCGGCTTCTACATGGCGGTGGGGACGTCCGGGAACCAGTTCAAGAACGCGCCCGTCGCGGGCCAACTCATGGCCGAACTCATCGAGCAGGTCGAGGGCGGGCGCGACCATGACGCGGATCCGGTCCGGTTCCATATGAAATATACGAGACGGGACTGCGATATCGGGTTCTTCAGTCGGCTCCGGACGATGAATCCCGATTCGTCCTATTCGGTCATCGGCTGA